The following proteins come from a genomic window of Vallitaleaceae bacterium 9-2:
- a CDS encoding histidine kinase: MKRLLRRIRHMKIRTKIIILYINLLAITFFIGITVIYAVFERNTEKEIAEAGLQTINVLEGNLELIFENITQFSNVIYFDKDIQQSLKSIQGSNISSSTLQTVQSSLSNMILSGKYISSVVLIDAYGSHYKSYKVGPIAVDTQNYKNTQWFKQMEKANGDGFFIHQSEEIIQYTSRPEQNYITYVREVGDVNTYEYLATLLIMMDESVIQKYFEQVSQDGNLNFSIVNGAGEFIISPTKHKEELYHTIRNRIDAVTSYEPIQFMGKDAIFIQKDLGINDWKIISVMQTDSKNIMQNTYWSTIIGFLIFNSLIVFLSAIALTRLIFNPLTKIQKHMQRVERGEFVPMDIPSDFENEIVSLKRVNNHMIYAIKQYIDRIKVEEKIIAKNELDLIFAQINPHFLYNTLDAASALALIEDNENCFQLIQALGNFYRNSLNSGKEVVTVEDELSSVKNYMTILNIRYDNRIKMHYDIEEEMKANKMLKLILQPVIENAVYHGIKQREGDGNIYIKGYIDEDEMIFIVNDDGVGMSEERIVQVLKGKNRVNKSGFGLYSLIQRISLYYDISSPVTLHSEIGQGTEITIRIKRIEGAEQHVN, translated from the coding sequence ATGAAACGTTTACTACGGCGAATTCGACATATGAAAATACGTACAAAAATTATTATTTTATATATCAATCTTTTAGCAATAACCTTTTTTATAGGTATCACAGTGATTTATGCTGTATTTGAGCGCAATACGGAAAAAGAAATTGCAGAAGCGGGATTACAGACGATTAACGTTCTTGAGGGGAACTTAGAACTGATTTTTGAAAATATTACGCAATTTTCCAATGTTATATACTTTGATAAGGACATTCAGCAAAGCTTAAAGTCTATTCAAGGAAGTAACATCTCTTCATCGACCCTACAAACAGTCCAAAGCAGTCTTTCCAATATGATTTTGTCAGGAAAATATATATCAAGTGTCGTACTCATTGATGCATACGGCAGTCATTATAAATCTTATAAAGTAGGTCCTATCGCAGTTGATACACAAAATTACAAAAACACACAATGGTTCAAACAGATGGAAAAAGCCAACGGCGATGGATTTTTTATACATCAAAGTGAAGAGATTATTCAGTATACAAGCCGACCGGAGCAAAATTATATTACATATGTTCGCGAAGTTGGTGATGTAAATACCTATGAATATTTGGCGACATTATTAATTATGATGGATGAATCGGTTATTCAGAAATACTTTGAACAAGTGTCGCAAGATGGGAACCTTAATTTTTCAATCGTCAATGGCGCGGGGGAGTTTATTATCTCACCGACAAAGCATAAAGAAGAATTATATCATACGATAAGGAATCGAATCGATGCAGTCACATCTTATGAACCTATTCAATTCATGGGAAAAGATGCCATATTTATTCAAAAAGATTTGGGCATTAATGATTGGAAGATTATTAGTGTGATGCAGACAGATAGTAAAAATATTATGCAAAATACCTATTGGTCAACCATTATCGGATTCTTAATTTTTAACTCACTTATTGTATTTTTGAGTGCAATAGCCCTTACGCGACTGATTTTTAATCCGTTAACAAAAATTCAAAAACATATGCAGCGAGTAGAACGTGGCGAATTTGTTCCGATGGACATTCCGTCGGATTTTGAAAATGAAATTGTATCTCTAAAGCGTGTAAATAATCATATGATTTATGCGATTAAACAATATATTGACCGAATCAAGGTAGAAGAAAAAATCATAGCAAAAAATGAACTGGATCTTATCTTTGCTCAGATCAATCCACATTTTTTATATAACACATTAGATGCGGCTTCTGCATTGGCTCTTATTGAAGATAATGAGAACTGCTTTCAATTGATTCAGGCACTTGGGAATTTTTATCGCAACAGTCTAAATAGCGGAAAAGAAGTGGTAACGGTTGAAGATGAGCTAAGTAGTGTGAAAAATTATATGACCATACTAAATATTCGCTATGATAATCGCATTAAGATGCACTATGATATTGAAGAAGAAATGAAAGCCAATAAGATGTTAAAGCTGATTTTACAACCGGTTATTGAAAATGCTGTCTATCATGGCATCAAGCAACGAGAAGGAGACGGCAACATATATATAAAAGGATACATTGATGAAGATGAGATGATTTTTATCGTCAATGATGACGGCGTTGGGATGAGCGAAGAGCGTATTGTACAAGTATTGAAAGGGAAAAATCGAGTGAACAAGTCAGGCTTTGGATTATATAGCTTAATACAACGGATTTCTTTATATTATGATATATCTTCTCCGGTAACACTACACAGTGAAATCGGTCAGGGAACAGAGATTACCATTCGTATTAAGCGCATAGAAGGAGCGGAGCAACATGTCAATTAA
- a CDS encoding response regulator has product MSIKVLIVDDEKLERVLIKKGFAWEEHGFEIIGEAETGSKALELMALTRPDIVLTDINMPNINGLEFIEKAQKEFKDYGTKFVIITGYRDFEYAQKAVRLGVEDFLLKPINIQNISDVMQTLKQKMETDALEVQKIDQLKASVDQNKEILRQSFLQRLVENHVTKSEAKTKLDTYGYSNLMGQCVCCIVQLDQSLDEEQQKNYHYKILDIIEAMQLDEEIAFIHYLGNLILYFSLPNYELIVQRMNMVRDKVGHLLNTKVDVGISQMCKGYEGIHQAYQEANKALHARMMLDEARCILYEDYLRCKQTVNIAAMDWDDFLFSVQNGLEPQVEAFVDNYIQQIRKSGNQDLQWLKFMTINILTKAEPVLHKHGKSLATLGKYHDFDQRVDNIETIAMMEVIIRDTLKAMMEYNKRLKPKKGKQVIEQALEVIEADIYDPQMGLAYVAGKIYVNDSYLSRVFKQETGQSLTAYIMKKRIDESIRLLNTTDLKVYEIAERIGINNAHYFSICFKKQIGMTVKQYKESRE; this is encoded by the coding sequence ATGTCAATTAAAGTACTTATTGTAGATGACGAAAAACTAGAACGGGTTTTAATAAAAAAAGGATTTGCATGGGAAGAACATGGGTTTGAGATTATTGGGGAAGCAGAGACGGGATCCAAAGCTCTTGAACTTATGGCGCTAACTCGACCGGATATTGTATTGACCGATATTAACATGCCAAATATTAACGGATTAGAGTTTATTGAAAAAGCACAAAAAGAGTTCAAGGACTATGGAACAAAATTTGTTATAATCACCGGGTATCGTGATTTTGAATATGCACAAAAAGCTGTCCGACTAGGTGTTGAAGACTTTTTGCTTAAACCGATTAATATACAAAATATCAGCGATGTGATGCAAACCCTAAAACAGAAAATGGAGACGGATGCGTTAGAAGTTCAAAAAATTGATCAACTTAAGGCTTCTGTTGATCAAAACAAAGAAATTCTTCGACAAAGCTTTTTACAACGTTTGGTAGAAAACCACGTGACCAAATCGGAAGCAAAGACGAAGTTAGATACATATGGATATAGTAATCTTATGGGGCAATGCGTTTGCTGCATTGTCCAATTAGACCAGAGTTTGGATGAAGAACAGCAAAAAAACTATCATTATAAAATTCTTGATATTATTGAAGCCATGCAACTTGATGAAGAAATTGCCTTTATACATTATCTGGGGAATCTGATCCTCTATTTTTCCTTGCCAAATTATGAGCTTATTGTTCAGCGGATGAATATGGTGCGAGACAAAGTGGGACATCTATTGAACACAAAAGTTGATGTGGGCATTAGTCAGATGTGTAAAGGTTACGAAGGGATACATCAAGCCTATCAAGAAGCGAATAAAGCTTTACATGCGCGGATGATGTTAGATGAGGCGCGATGTATTTTGTATGAGGATTACCTTCGATGCAAGCAGACGGTAAATATAGCGGCTATGGATTGGGACGATTTTTTGTTTTCCGTGCAAAATGGTCTCGAACCTCAAGTCGAAGCATTTGTCGATAATTATATTCAGCAAATTCGCAAATCAGGCAATCAGGATTTACAGTGGCTCAAATTTATGACCATTAATATTCTAACTAAAGCAGAGCCGGTGTTACATAAGCATGGTAAGTCATTGGCAACGCTTGGCAAGTATCATGATTTTGACCAGAGAGTGGATAATATTGAGACGATTGCTATGATGGAAGTTATTATTCGTGATACATTAAAGGCGATGATGGAGTACAACAAACGTTTAAAGCCTAAAAAAGGCAAACAAGTTATTGAACAAGCGTTAGAGGTTATTGAAGCCGATATCTATGATCCGCAGATGGGACTAGCCTATGTTGCCGGAAAAATATATGTCAACGACTCCTATCTGAGTCGTGTGTTTAAACAAGAGACGGGGCAATCCTTAACGGCGTATATTATGAAGAAGCGTATTGATGAAAGCATTCGATTACTTAATACAACCGATTTGAAAGTTTATGAGATTGCCGAGCGTATCGGCATTAACAACGCCCATTACTTTAGTATTTGTTTTAAAAAACAAATCGGGATGACGGTCAAACAGTATAAAGAATCCAGAGAGTAA
- a CDS encoding carbohydrate ABC transporter permease, which produces MQKLKKELQFLLLIIIALTQIFPLYWLITFSLKTNNEIFGDNVLGLPETWRWVNYTTALNDGGILRYFMNSVIYSGLTVVFVGILSAMAAYAIARMHWKHKTLVFSIFTLGIMIPIQATLLPLFQMMDWMGLKGGYLGLLIPYIAFGIPMSIMILTGFYKAIPREMEEAAYIDGCGIFRSFITIILPIMRPAIATASIFTFLGTWNELIFANTLIDSSTYRTLPVGIMSFAGQYTTDWGLIGAGMVIATLPTILIYFLLSNQVQQSLMAGAVKG; this is translated from the coding sequence ATGCAAAAACTAAAAAAAGAACTGCAATTTTTACTTTTAATCATAATTGCTCTAACCCAAATCTTTCCTTTGTATTGGCTGATTACCTTTTCATTAAAAACCAATAACGAGATTTTTGGAGACAATGTTTTGGGATTACCTGAGACATGGCGTTGGGTAAACTATACAACCGCCCTTAATGATGGAGGCATCTTACGCTACTTTATGAACTCCGTCATCTACTCTGGGTTGACGGTTGTTTTTGTAGGCATCTTATCAGCCATGGCGGCATACGCTATTGCAAGAATGCATTGGAAGCATAAGACCCTTGTCTTTTCCATCTTTACCCTTGGGATTATGATTCCGATTCAGGCGACCTTGTTGCCCTTATTTCAAATGATGGACTGGATGGGACTAAAGGGAGGATACCTAGGATTACTTATTCCTTATATCGCTTTTGGTATCCCTATGAGCATTATGATTTTGACCGGGTTTTATAAAGCGATACCACGCGAGATGGAAGAGGCGGCCTATATTGATGGGTGTGGAATCTTTCGCAGCTTTATTACCATTATTCTTCCCATTATGCGTCCGGCAATTGCGACGGCATCCATCTTTACATTCCTAGGGACATGGAATGAATTAATTTTTGCGAACACTTTAATTGATAGTTCAACTTATCGGACATTACCGGTAGGGATTATGTCTTTTGCGGGACAATACACAACGGATTGGGGACTGATTGGCGCAGGTATGGTTATCGCAACATTACCGACTATCCTCATCTACTTCCTCCTTAGTAATCAAGTACAGCAAAGCTTGATGGCAGGAGCGGTTAAGGGATAG
- a CDS encoding extracellular solute-binding protein — MKVKKIITLLLVVAMMTGIIGCTNADNDASLNESTTDNAAVNEETSDDSQATTDEEIVLNVWHQWSNDTNELKKLYDEAVAAYEAEHPNVVINTETLDTEAYKTKIAAEFAGSASGIDVFYYWGAGMARKLVNADALLPLDDYLTDDVKARILPGSTGAFEYNGQTFSVPMFSWYMTLFANKALFDEAGAKIPTTYAELVSASEKLLALDDVTPFAAGAKDGWNAAFIYQAMALREVGGDDVNAMLRGEKPFTAQGYEEAAKKVSELYDMGAFGKNPLESGNDDANSAFITGKAAMRLMGSWFANQVYTDTTATIDPDQVVAVNIPIIEGKGNPSDYAGGFIESFWVNKGTSYPAEAAEFAIYINEKMGQAAYETGTGFSGWTGDFDESGLNPLFIQIKELLSEGETGVLAWDTSLDSEPATIHNELVQTLFADGFDIEAFIEDHESAINQ, encoded by the coding sequence ATGAAAGTAAAGAAAATCATAACGTTATTACTTGTCGTTGCCATGATGACAGGAATTATTGGATGTACTAATGCAGATAATGATGCATCTTTGAACGAGAGCACAACAGATAATGCAGCGGTCAATGAAGAGACCTCCGATGATTCACAAGCAACAACGGACGAAGAGATTGTACTAAACGTTTGGCATCAGTGGTCTAATGATACCAATGAATTAAAAAAGCTTTATGATGAAGCGGTTGCAGCTTATGAAGCAGAACATCCAAACGTAGTGATTAATACAGAAACACTAGACACCGAAGCGTATAAAACTAAAATTGCAGCAGAGTTTGCAGGTAGTGCCAGCGGTATTGATGTCTTCTACTACTGGGGAGCAGGAATGGCAAGAAAACTTGTTAATGCAGATGCTTTATTACCATTAGATGATTACTTGACGGATGATGTTAAAGCAAGAATTTTACCAGGATCAACAGGTGCATTTGAGTACAACGGTCAAACGTTTTCCGTACCCATGTTTTCATGGTATATGACGTTATTTGCCAACAAAGCTTTATTTGATGAAGCGGGTGCGAAGATTCCAACAACCTATGCAGAACTTGTAAGTGCTTCAGAAAAGCTATTAGCACTTGATGATGTTACACCTTTTGCAGCAGGAGCCAAAGATGGTTGGAATGCAGCATTTATTTATCAGGCAATGGCGTTACGTGAAGTTGGTGGTGACGATGTGAATGCAATGCTTCGAGGTGAAAAGCCATTTACAGCCCAAGGATATGAAGAGGCGGCTAAGAAAGTTAGCGAACTTTATGACATGGGAGCCTTTGGCAAAAACCCTCTTGAATCAGGAAATGATGATGCCAATAGTGCATTTATTACAGGAAAAGCGGCTATGCGCCTTATGGGTAGCTGGTTTGCGAACCAAGTGTATACCGATACAACAGCAACAATTGATCCAGACCAAGTGGTTGCCGTTAATATTCCGATCATTGAAGGCAAAGGTAATCCTTCGGACTATGCCGGTGGATTTATTGAATCTTTTTGGGTGAATAAAGGGACAAGTTACCCAGCAGAAGCTGCAGAATTTGCCATCTATATTAATGAAAAAATGGGACAAGCGGCTTATGAGACAGGAACGGGATTCTCAGGTTGGACAGGTGACTTTGATGAAAGCGGATTAAACCCATTGTTCATTCAAATCAAAGAATTGTTAAGTGAAGGCGAGACCGGTGTTCTTGCGTGGGACACTTCTCTTGATTCAGAACCTGCAACAATCCACAATGAGCTTGTACAGACATTATTTGCGGATGGTTTTGATATAGAAGCATTTATAGAAGACCATGAAAGTGCAATCAATCAATAA
- a CDS encoding DHHW family protein, whose translation MEKIYAIGFKLLLALVLVIQIITPVASISQAERRHLQQRPQFSWDALVDGKYMEDLEKYALDQMPFRDFFRGLKTWTEKKVFLKNMVNDLWIEEEFFFKAYDVPTEEEIQRFTTYIEEIKEQYFLNNPTYVTMIPDKSYYSQDRYWATTEEQTKEWIQEQLTTAKYIDVHSILELSDYYYTDTHWKQEKLFKLINYLATQIDGMEPINQEEWTPQLYEDFIGVYGGQWALPVNPEILEFMLHESFFDIVITNYQQKDLSGQVYDEEKLYGWDGYEVFLSGGSPLIQIENPKRDKELVIFGDSFSSSLVPLLIPQYGKITLIDTRYLPKDYLGEYVSFTGEEEVLFMYSRLIVSNVQTLR comes from the coding sequence ATGGAAAAAATATATGCTATAGGTTTTAAACTATTACTTGCCTTAGTTTTAGTGATTCAAATTATTACACCGGTGGCAAGCATATCACAAGCTGAACGCCGACATTTACAACAGCGACCTCAATTTTCTTGGGATGCATTAGTCGATGGAAAATATATGGAAGACCTTGAAAAATATGCCTTGGATCAAATGCCATTTCGTGACTTTTTCCGTGGTTTAAAGACATGGACAGAAAAGAAGGTTTTTTTGAAAAATATGGTTAATGATTTATGGATTGAAGAGGAGTTTTTCTTTAAAGCTTATGATGTGCCGACAGAAGAAGAAATCCAACGTTTCACAACATATATAGAAGAAATTAAAGAACAGTATTTTTTAAACAATCCGACGTATGTTACGATGATTCCTGACAAGAGCTATTATAGCCAGGATAGATACTGGGCAACAACAGAAGAACAGACAAAAGAGTGGATTCAAGAACAGCTTACAACAGCAAAATATATCGACGTACATTCAATACTGGAGTTGTCTGATTACTACTACACAGATACCCATTGGAAGCAAGAGAAGCTTTTTAAGCTTATAAATTATTTGGCAACACAAATCGATGGTATGGAGCCTATAAATCAAGAAGAGTGGACACCGCAGTTGTATGAAGACTTTATTGGTGTATATGGTGGACAATGGGCGCTTCCGGTTAACCCTGAGATACTCGAGTTTATGCTGCATGAGAGTTTTTTTGATATAGTGATAACAAACTATCAGCAAAAGGACTTGTCAGGTCAAGTCTATGATGAAGAAAAGCTGTATGGATGGGATGGATATGAAGTGTTTTTATCTGGAGGATCTCCACTGATTCAGATTGAAAATCCAAAACGTGACAAAGAACTGGTCATTTTTGGTGATAGCTTTAGCAGTAGTTTAGTTCCGCTGCTGATCCCACAATATGGAAAAATAACCTTAATTGATACAAGATATTTGCCAAAAGACTATCTTGGTGAATATGTTAGTTTTACAGGAGAAGAAGAAGTATTGTTTATGTATAGCCGCTTAATTGTTAGTAACGTTCAGACATTAAGATGA
- a CDS encoding sugar ABC transporter permease: protein MDRILSNKWYVAIFVLPALLIFIAFVIIPIITTGVYSLYDYNGIGEKVFLGFSNYIELFTKDRYFPDSVKNSFILVAASLFIQLPISFTLALILSRGVRGEKFFRTIYFVPVVISSMVIGQLWMRIFKSDYGLLNILIRTISGSDFEYAWLAQPKTAFYATVVPAVWQYIGYHMLIFYAGIKSIPNDYYEAAQIDGATKFKTTLKITIPLLSPVIKTCMIFALTGALRSFDLIYVMTGGGPNHASEVPSTLMYTNLFRKSLYGYGSAQAFFIVIECLLFSLIISRIFKRAEENASSL from the coding sequence ATGGACAGAATTCTTAGTAATAAATGGTATGTTGCCATCTTTGTTTTGCCGGCATTGCTTATTTTTATTGCTTTTGTTATCATCCCCATCATAACAACAGGTGTATATAGTCTCTATGATTATAATGGTATAGGTGAAAAAGTATTCCTAGGCTTTTCAAATTATATTGAGTTATTTACAAAAGATCGATATTTTCCGGACTCAGTGAAGAACTCTTTTATACTTGTGGCGGCATCCCTATTCATTCAATTACCGATTTCGTTTACCCTTGCACTTATTCTTTCGCGTGGTGTACGTGGAGAAAAGTTTTTTAGAACCATCTATTTTGTACCTGTGGTTATATCGAGTATGGTTATCGGACAATTATGGATGCGTATTTTCAAAAGTGACTATGGACTATTGAATATTCTCATTCGCACAATTAGTGGGAGTGATTTTGAGTACGCCTGGCTGGCACAACCAAAGACAGCTTTTTATGCAACCGTTGTGCCCGCTGTATGGCAATATATTGGATATCATATGCTGATTTTTTATGCAGGTATCAAATCGATTCCAAACGATTACTATGAGGCGGCCCAGATTGACGGTGCGACAAAATTCAAGACGACACTAAAGATTACCATTCCTTTATTGTCGCCTGTAATCAAAACCTGTATGATTTTTGCTTTAACCGGAGCCCTACGTTCCTTCGACTTAATTTATGTCATGACAGGTGGCGGACCTAACCATGCATCAGAGGTACCTTCAACACTGATGTATACCAACTTGTTTAGGAAGAGCTTATATGGATATGGAAGTGCCCAGGCCTTTTTCATTGTTATTGAATGTCTATTGTTTAGTTTGATTATTAGTCGGATTTTTAAGCGTGCTGAAGAAAACGCTTCATCATTATAA
- a CDS encoding alpha-glucosidase/alpha-galactosidase has translation MKFKIAFIGAGSLVFTRTLFTDIMSVPEFHNIEIAFTDIHPDNLEKVRFLCQRDLDANGIDIQIQATTNRREAFKDAKYIINCVRVGGLEAFEMDIDIPLKYGVDQCVGDTLCIGGIMYGQRGIAEILDFCKDIREVAHKDAMMLNYSNPNAMITWAANIYGKVPTIGLCHGEIHGEDQIAQVLGYDRNDLDIICAGINHQTWYISIKHQGVELKEHLLEAFQKHERFSREEKVRIDMLKRFNHYSTESNGHLSEYVAWYRKRPQEIKEWINTDAWINGETGGYLRITREERDWFITDYPKIIKEPAKKMDGSERGREHGSYIIEALETGRRYRGHFNVMNEGCITNLADESVVEVPCYVDGNGIMVPKVGQLPLGCAAVCSQSIWVQKLSVEAAVHGDVQLLKQAALMDPLTGAVCNPPEVWEMVDEMLVAQKQWLPQYTKAIQQSEQRFADGTYKKRISDYQGAVRFKVKTPEEVAKEKGTRDITV, from the coding sequence ATGAAGTTTAAGATTGCATTTATCGGTGCCGGAAGTTTGGTTTTTACACGAACATTATTTACAGACATTATGTCTGTCCCTGAGTTTCACAATATTGAGATAGCTTTTACCGACATTCACCCGGATAATCTGGAAAAAGTTAGATTCCTGTGTCAGAGAGACTTAGATGCTAATGGAATTGATATTCAGATTCAGGCGACGACAAATCGACGAGAAGCGTTTAAAGATGCAAAGTACATTATTAATTGTGTTCGGGTAGGTGGGCTTGAAGCTTTTGAAATGGATATTGACATACCGCTAAAATATGGAGTGGATCAGTGTGTTGGGGATACACTATGTATTGGTGGTATTATGTATGGTCAAAGAGGCATTGCTGAGATTCTTGACTTTTGTAAAGATATACGTGAAGTGGCTCATAAAGATGCCATGATGCTCAATTATTCCAATCCAAATGCAATGATTACATGGGCTGCGAATATCTATGGCAAGGTACCTACGATTGGTCTTTGTCATGGAGAGATTCATGGTGAAGATCAAATTGCGCAAGTGCTTGGATATGACAGAAACGATTTGGATATTATCTGTGCAGGAATTAACCATCAGACCTGGTACATTTCAATCAAGCATCAAGGTGTTGAATTAAAAGAACATCTATTAGAAGCTTTTCAAAAACATGAACGGTTTAGCAGAGAAGAAAAAGTCAGAATCGACATGCTCAAGCGTTTTAATCATTATTCCACAGAATCCAATGGACACTTGTCAGAATATGTGGCTTGGTATAGGAAGCGCCCGCAAGAGATTAAAGAGTGGATTAATACGGATGCATGGATTAACGGCGAGACCGGAGGATATCTACGCATTACCCGTGAGGAACGCGACTGGTTCATAACAGACTATCCTAAAATCATTAAAGAACCGGCTAAAAAAATGGATGGATCTGAACGTGGACGAGAACATGGTTCTTATATTATTGAAGCGCTTGAAACCGGAAGAAGGTATCGAGGACATTTTAATGTGATGAATGAAGGGTGTATTACAAATTTAGCGGACGAATCCGTTGTAGAAGTACCATGTTATGTGGATGGTAATGGTATTATGGTGCCAAAAGTCGGACAATTGCCCCTAGGATGTGCAGCGGTATGTTCACAATCGATTTGGGTGCAAAAATTATCTGTTGAAGCAGCCGTACATGGAGACGTACAATTGCTTAAGCAAGCAGCACTTATGGATCCGCTGACAGGAGCCGTATGTAATCCACCGGAAGTTTGGGAGATGGTTGATGAGATGCTAGTAGCACAAAAGCAGTGGTTGCCACAGTATACAAAAGCTATTCAACAAAGTGAACAACGTTTTGCAGACGGAACGTATAAAAAAAGAATTTCTGACTATCAAGGAGCTGTCCGATTCAAGGTAAAAACGCCGGAAGAAGTGGCCAAAGAAAAAGGAACACGTGACATAACAGTATAA
- a CDS encoding AraC family transcriptional regulator, whose translation MNRFESYIFHPNEEIDLKLYNIGKERCASGYLFGPAIRKHYMFHYVISGKGRYYSGPSTDKCAPDIIDVQAGQGFLIVPGTSHSYIADADDPWHYIWIEFDGIKAQSFLAKAGFSHTHLLYEPKDYNIHTLSKLYTPLNAMLDNSNGAMTFMLGHLYLFFDALIHQSKNMQNLAPASDVKHLYLEQACNYIKENYAALCSIKAVCSHCNISQSYLNKIFKELLNMTIQDYLIEYRMSQARKLLMNTSLSINEITVLVGYNNRLSFSRAFKNHYKTSPSEFKNIYCHLNV comes from the coding sequence TTGAATAGATTCGAAAGTTATATTTTCCATCCAAATGAAGAAATCGATTTGAAACTTTATAACATTGGCAAAGAACGTTGTGCGTCCGGCTATCTTTTTGGTCCGGCAATACGCAAACATTATATGTTCCATTATGTCATCTCCGGCAAAGGCCGTTATTATTCAGGTCCATCAACTGATAAGTGCGCCCCCGATATAATTGATGTCCAGGCAGGTCAAGGTTTTCTCATTGTTCCCGGCACTTCACATTCCTATATCGCTGACGCAGATGACCCATGGCATTATATCTGGATAGAATTTGATGGCATCAAGGCGCAAAGTTTTTTAGCCAAGGCCGGCTTTAGCCACACCCATTTATTATATGAGCCCAAAGATTATAATATCCATACATTATCAAAATTATACACACCTTTAAATGCAATGTTGGACAATTCAAATGGAGCGATGACCTTTATGCTTGGACACTTGTATTTGTTTTTTGATGCATTAATCCACCAGTCCAAAAACATGCAAAACCTCGCTCCTGCTTCAGATGTAAAACATTTATACTTAGAGCAGGCATGTAATTATATTAAAGAAAATTATGCCGCTCTTTGTTCAATTAAAGCTGTCTGTTCGCACTGTAATATTAGTCAATCCTATCTCAATAAGATATTTAAAGAACTCTTAAACATGACCATTCAAGATTATCTAATTGAATATAGAATGTCCCAGGCGCGTAAACTTTTGATGAATACTTCATTATCTATTAATGAGATTACCGTTTTAGTTGGATACAATAATCGTCTAAGTTTTTCAAGAGCTTTTAAAAATCACTATAAAACAAGCCCTTCCGAGTTTAAGAATATTTATTGTCATCTTAATGTCTGA